The Azospirillum baldaniorum genome contains a region encoding:
- a CDS encoding YchJ family protein, whose translation MTSSACPCCSGLSFETCCGPILAGAPAATAEALMRSRYTAFVRHDLDHVERTHAPEIREDFNRAEAERVADECDWQRLDVLRATEEGDEGTVEFLIQFRRDGQDMRHHERASFRRIDGQWFYSAGEVNPKGEPRRVVKVGRNEPCPCGSGKKFKACCGR comes from the coding sequence ATGACCTCCTCCGCCTGCCCCTGCTGTTCGGGCCTTTCCTTCGAGACCTGCTGCGGCCCGATCCTGGCCGGCGCGCCCGCCGCGACGGCGGAGGCGCTGATGCGGTCGCGCTACACCGCCTTCGTGCGCCACGACCTCGACCATGTCGAGCGCACCCACGCGCCGGAGATCCGCGAGGACTTCAACCGCGCCGAGGCGGAGCGGGTGGCCGACGAGTGCGACTGGCAGCGGCTCGACGTGCTGCGCGCGACGGAGGAGGGTGACGAGGGCACCGTCGAATTCCTCATCCAGTTCCGTCGCGACGGCCAGGACATGCGCCACCACGAGCGCGCCTCCTTCCGCCGCATCGACGGCCAGTGGTTCTACAGCGCCGGCGAAGTGAACCCGAAGGGCGAGCCACGCCGGGTCGTCAAGGTCGGCCGCAACGAGCCCTGCCCCTGCGGGTCGGGGAAGAAGTTCAAGGCCTGCTGCGGCCGCTGA
- a CDS encoding pyrrolidone-carboxylate peptidase, protein MTAPILLTGFQPFGDHAVNPTALLMERLTGEPGIVTAVLPVEYDACGAAFAALLEEHRPAAALCFGLAAGSEYIKIERLAWNRDESEQADNAGMVRTDDAIEPDGPTAYGSTLPVPTLVRELAIAGLPVTFSDHAGGFVCNHLFYRARHLIETADLDVPMGFVHLPPLPEQVADQPGRSGLTLDQQERALRVLVGLLRQGLGIAA, encoded by the coding sequence GTGACAGCTCCCATTCTGCTCACCGGGTTCCAGCCCTTCGGGGATCACGCCGTCAACCCGACGGCGCTCCTCATGGAGCGGCTGACCGGCGAGCCGGGGATCGTCACCGCGGTCCTTCCCGTGGAATACGACGCCTGCGGCGCGGCCTTCGCCGCGCTGCTGGAGGAACACCGGCCCGCCGCCGCCCTGTGCTTCGGGCTGGCCGCCGGGTCCGAATACATCAAGATCGAGCGGCTGGCCTGGAATCGCGACGAGAGCGAGCAGGCCGACAACGCCGGGATGGTGCGCACCGACGACGCCATCGAACCGGACGGGCCGACCGCCTACGGCTCCACCCTGCCCGTCCCCACGCTGGTCCGCGAGCTGGCCATCGCCGGCCTGCCGGTGACCTTCAGCGACCATGCCGGCGGCTTCGTCTGCAACCACCTGTTCTACCGCGCCCGCCACCTGATCGAGACGGCGGACCTCGACGTTCCCATGGGCTTCGTCCACCTGCCGCCGCTGCCCGAGCAGGTCGCCGACCAGCCGGGCCGCTCCGGCCTGACGCTGGACCAGCAGGAACGGGCGCTGCGCGTGCTGGTCGGGCTGCTGCGCCAGGGGCTGGGGATCGCCGCCTGA
- the murJ gene encoding murein biosynthesis integral membrane protein MurJ, protein MSFARAIATVGSLTLLSRLAGFARDILTAAVLGAGPVADAFFVALKLPNFFRRLFAEGAFSVAFVPLFAAELQRNGRAAAVAFAEQALAILLSVLLPFTALAILAMPALMHILAPGFVDEPAKFALAVDMARLTFPYLTLISLVALLGGILNALDRFGPFAAAPIAFNLTLIAALLTAPRLGLEPGRAMAAAVTLSGVVQLVWMGWACRAAGVTLRLTAPRLTEGMRRLFRLVGPGAIGAGVMQINLFLNVVLASLLPSGAVSFLYYADRLNQMPLGVIGIAIGTALLPVLARHAAAGDERMVRHYLSRALEFSLLLGLPAAVALGVAGAPIVSVLFERGAFGPAEAQATAWALAAYAIGIPAHVIVKALNAAFFARQDTATPVRVAVVVTLANLALGIALMPVLGHVGIALATGLTAWANLALLAHALRRRGFLQLDGRFLGRAPRIAAAALGMGAALLVGASLLAPGLEASSTLVRFGALALLVGGGVAVFGALAQLTGATDLADLKGFLRKDTPELEPPVS, encoded by the coding sequence ATGAGTTTCGCCCGCGCCATCGCCACCGTCGGCAGCCTGACGCTGCTGAGCCGGCTGGCCGGCTTCGCCCGCGACATCCTGACCGCGGCGGTGCTCGGCGCCGGGCCGGTGGCCGACGCCTTCTTCGTGGCGCTGAAACTGCCCAACTTCTTCCGCCGCCTGTTCGCGGAGGGGGCCTTCAGCGTCGCCTTCGTGCCGCTGTTCGCGGCGGAGCTTCAGCGCAACGGCCGCGCCGCCGCGGTGGCCTTCGCCGAGCAGGCGTTGGCGATCCTGCTGTCCGTTCTGCTGCCCTTCACCGCCCTGGCCATCCTGGCGATGCCCGCGCTGATGCACATCCTGGCGCCGGGCTTCGTGGACGAGCCGGCGAAGTTCGCGCTGGCCGTCGACATGGCACGGCTGACCTTCCCCTATCTGACGCTGATTTCCCTGGTGGCGCTGCTGGGCGGGATTCTGAACGCGCTGGACCGCTTCGGCCCCTTCGCCGCCGCCCCGATCGCCTTCAACCTGACGCTGATCGCCGCCTTGCTGACCGCGCCGCGGCTGGGGCTGGAGCCGGGGCGGGCGATGGCCGCGGCGGTGACCCTGTCGGGCGTCGTGCAACTCGTCTGGATGGGCTGGGCCTGCCGGGCGGCGGGGGTGACGCTGCGCCTGACCGCGCCGCGGCTGACCGAGGGGATGCGCCGCCTGTTCCGGCTGGTCGGACCCGGGGCCATCGGCGCCGGGGTCATGCAGATCAACCTGTTCCTGAACGTCGTCCTGGCCTCGCTGCTGCCGTCGGGCGCGGTGTCCTTCCTCTATTACGCCGACCGGCTGAACCAGATGCCGCTGGGCGTCATCGGCATCGCCATCGGAACCGCGCTGCTGCCCGTGCTCGCCCGCCACGCCGCGGCGGGGGACGAGCGGATGGTCCGCCACTATCTCAGCCGCGCCTTGGAGTTCAGCCTGCTGCTCGGCCTGCCGGCGGCGGTGGCGCTGGGGGTGGCCGGGGCGCCCATCGTCTCGGTGCTGTTCGAGCGCGGCGCCTTCGGCCCGGCGGAGGCGCAGGCGACCGCCTGGGCGCTGGCCGCCTACGCCATCGGCATCCCCGCCCATGTGATCGTCAAGGCGCTGAACGCCGCCTTCTTCGCCCGCCAGGACACGGCGACCCCGGTGCGCGTCGCCGTGGTGGTGACCCTGGCCAACCTGGCGCTGGGCATCGCGCTGATGCCGGTGCTGGGGCATGTCGGGATCGCGCTGGCCACCGGGCTGACCGCTTGGGCAAACCTCGCTTTGCTGGCCCACGCGCTGCGCCGCCGCGGCTTCCTGCAGCTCGACGGGCGCTTCCTCGGCCGCGCGCCGCGCATCGCCGCGGCGGCGCTGGGCATGGGGGCGGCGCTTCTGGTCGGCGCGTCGCTCCTGGCGCCGGGGCTGGAGGCGTCGTCCACCCTGGTCCGCTTCGGCGCGCTGGCGCTGCTGGTCGGCGGCGGCGTGGCGGTGTTCGGGGCGCTGGCGCAGCTGACCGGCGCCACCGATCTGGCCGACCTGAAGGGCTTCCTGCGCAAGGACACTCCGGAATTGGAGCCGCCCGTGTCTTGA
- the trpS gene encoding tryptophan--tRNA ligase, with amino-acid sequence MNRIFSGMQPTRQLHLGNYLGALRNWVELQNSYECIFCVVDLHALTIDQDAEVLRNNIREVTAAYIAAGIDPEKNILFNQSFVPAHSELAWILSCHTPLGWLNRMTQFKEKAGKQKDMANLGLYSYPVLMAADILLYKATHVPVGEDQKQHLELARDIAGAFNRRYDTEFFPLPEPQILGEATRVMSLRDGTKKMSKSDESEYSRINMTDDADTIATKVRKAKTDPEPLPDNLADLEKRPEADNLVTIYAALSGQTREQTVQQFAGAQFSGFKAALVDLSVAKLAPMTTRMKELLDDKAEIDRLLRRGGERAAAIAETNLNGVKDIIGLLRP; translated from the coding sequence GTGAACCGCATCTTCTCCGGCATGCAGCCGACCCGGCAGCTTCACCTCGGCAACTATCTGGGGGCGCTGCGCAACTGGGTCGAGCTGCAGAACAGCTACGAGTGCATCTTCTGCGTCGTCGACCTGCACGCGCTGACCATCGACCAGGACGCGGAGGTCCTGCGCAACAACATCCGCGAGGTCACCGCGGCCTACATCGCCGCCGGCATCGACCCGGAGAAGAACATCCTCTTCAACCAGTCCTTCGTCCCGGCCCATTCGGAACTGGCCTGGATCCTCTCCTGCCACACGCCGCTCGGCTGGCTGAACCGCATGACGCAGTTCAAGGAGAAGGCCGGCAAGCAGAAGGACATGGCGAACCTCGGCCTCTACTCCTACCCGGTGCTGATGGCCGCCGACATCCTGCTCTACAAGGCCACCCACGTCCCGGTGGGCGAGGACCAGAAGCAGCATCTGGAGCTGGCCCGCGACATCGCCGGCGCCTTCAACCGCCGCTACGACACCGAGTTCTTCCCGCTGCCCGAGCCGCAGATCCTGGGTGAGGCGACGCGCGTGATGTCCCTGCGCGACGGCACCAAGAAGATGAGCAAGTCGGACGAGTCCGAATATTCGCGCATCAACATGACCGACGACGCCGACACCATCGCGACGAAGGTCCGCAAGGCCAAGACCGATCCGGAGCCGCTGCCGGACAATCTGGCCGACTTGGAGAAGCGTCCGGAGGCCGACAACCTCGTGACCATCTACGCCGCCCTGTCCGGCCAGACGCGCGAGCAGACGGTGCAGCAGTTCGCGGGCGCCCAGTTCTCCGGCTTCAAGGCGGCGCTGGTCGACCTGTCGGTCGCCAAGCTGGCCCCGATGACCACCCGCATGAAGGAGCTGCTGGACGACAAGGCGGAAATCGACCGCCTGCTGCGCCGCGGCGGCGAGCGCGCGGCGGCCATCGCCGAGACGAACCTGAACGGCGTGAAGGACATCATCGGCCTTCTGCGTCCCTGA
- a CDS encoding MarR family winged helix-turn-helix transcriptional regulator — protein sequence MPAHVRPDEVTTVVHVLEAFRKLDPDLPIQYALSFMTIAQNEGISIGELAERLGIAQSSASRNVAALSRWHSFGKAGLDLVQAQEDPRERRRKIVTLTDTGRAFLEELRAIVKPAVHTPSEPRRARSA from the coding sequence ATGCCGGCCCACGTTCGCCCTGACGAGGTGACCACCGTCGTCCATGTGCTCGAGGCGTTTCGCAAGCTCGATCCCGACCTGCCGATCCAGTACGCGCTGTCCTTCATGACGATCGCGCAGAACGAAGGGATTTCCATCGGCGAGCTTGCGGAACGCCTGGGCATCGCCCAATCCTCCGCGTCGCGCAACGTCGCCGCGCTCAGCCGCTGGCACAGCTTCGGGAAGGCCGGGCTCGATCTCGTCCAGGCCCAGGAAGACCCGCGCGAACGCCGCCGCAAGATCGTCACGCTCACCGACACCGGCCGCGCCTTCCTCGAGGAGCTGCGCGCCATCGTGAAGCCGGCGGTCCACACCCCGTCCGAACCGCGCCGCGCCCGTTCGGCCTGA
- a CDS encoding YkgJ family cysteine cluster protein, with product MEPRFACTACGKCCHGLLPLTLTDAVAHAVRFPLALVWTVMRSNAKSYDLATRLGTTVRLPNRKTVAVLIQPSAYLPNHFPCPALQPDNLCGIHADKPSRCRTMPFYPYREEKDQADLLVPRKGWECDVSAEAPVVYRNHAILDRADFDRERAELLEQAPVMRTYADYVLKYMPWIVNDLAKMAAAPAGGKLVTSLSSFLTATRRTDARELAAAQAPLMQALAERTRNDPALADFHKNYAGWAKEMERLAQRP from the coding sequence ATGGAACCGCGCTTCGCCTGCACCGCCTGCGGAAAATGCTGCCACGGGCTGCTGCCGCTGACGCTCACGGATGCGGTGGCCCACGCCGTCCGCTTCCCGCTGGCGCTGGTTTGGACGGTGATGCGGTCGAACGCCAAATCCTACGACCTCGCCACCCGGCTGGGCACCACCGTGCGCCTGCCCAACCGCAAGACAGTGGCGGTGCTGATCCAGCCCAGTGCCTATCTGCCGAACCACTTTCCCTGCCCGGCGCTCCAGCCGGACAACCTTTGCGGCATCCACGCCGACAAGCCGTCGCGCTGCCGGACCATGCCCTTCTACCCCTACCGCGAGGAAAAGGATCAGGCCGATCTGCTGGTTCCGCGCAAGGGCTGGGAGTGCGACGTCTCGGCGGAGGCGCCGGTCGTCTACCGCAACCACGCCATCCTCGACCGTGCGGACTTCGACCGGGAGCGCGCCGAGCTGCTGGAGCAGGCGCCGGTCATGCGCACCTACGCCGACTATGTGCTGAAATACATGCCGTGGATCGTCAACGATCTGGCGAAGATGGCCGCGGCCCCGGCGGGGGGAAAGCTGGTGACCAGCCTGTCCTCCTTCCTCACGGCGACCCGGCGGACCGACGCGCGGGAGCTGGCGGCGGCCCAGGCGCCGCTGATGCAGGCGCTGGCCGAGCGCACCCGGAACGACCCGGCGCTGGCCGATTTCCACAAGAACTACGCGGGCTGGGCGAAAGAGATGGAGCGGCTGGCGCAGCGCCCCTGA